Proteins encoded in a region of the Hippocampus zosterae strain Florida chromosome 11, ASM2543408v3, whole genome shotgun sequence genome:
- the gpr155b gene encoding integral membrane protein GPR155 isoform X3, whose amino-acid sequence METGGRYVFIHGKNISHGSLTIPGGGAGAGAGPHMSIDKLFPALLECFGIILCGYIAGRGDVITENQAKGLGNFVSKFALPALLFKNMVLLEFGDVIWSFLWSILVAKVAVFTLVCVLTLMVASPENRYGKAGLYAIFATQSNDFALGYPIVDALYRSTYPEYLQYIYLVAPVSLMLLNPIGFALCEVQRWRRRTDPHVERSTARVLGVVTLQVLKNPIVFMVVMGIVSHFALGQRIPDVLSQFIDGLANSFGGAALFYLGLTMVGQLRKLTRDAGVALILLITAKLLLMPLFCKDMMDILDVGVNSTSANHTSLSNFAFLYGVFPTAPSVAIYAGHYGMELEVVTSGMVISTFLSAPIMYVSAWLLTIPLMDPAPLVAELQNVSFNISIICLLALVWTIAVMLLSGKFKRLPHLFALNLFLAQFLVCVSMILWNFLAKQQDNLAGKMLVFALLYGSLYSTYIWTGECARLHFDALCPNLHINREPHLSSTRFLGLIPLCLALTSRDDLLRLRPAIFMILGWGVPFFMVGGLLIVGQRTDSIDSAFFYGKAQIFSTAALLSVSLALAAVSLMGLSQGDRQLRGYHVLSRAALPASSEEQLRAPADLEDPLQQQQQQQEQSAELSPSVCSINSDLHTSPPLQSI is encoded by the exons ATGGAGACAGGTGGCAGATATGTGTTCATCCACGGGAAGAACATCTCTCACGGCTCCCTGACGATCCctggtggtggtgctggtgcTGGTGCCGGGCCTCATATGTCCATCGATAAGCTGTTCCCTGCCCTGCTCGAGTGCTTTGGTATTATCCTGTGTGGATACATAGCTGGCAG gggtgatgtgatcaccgAAAACCAAGCAAAGGGTCTGGGCAACTTTGTGTCGAAATTTGCCCTCCCGGCTCTGCTGTTCAAAAATATGGTGCTGTTGGAGTTTGGCGACGTCATCTGGTCCTTCCTGTGGAGCATCTTGGTTGCCAAG GTGGCTGTGTTCACCCTGGTGTGTGTTCTCACGCTGATGGTTGCCAGTCCGGAAAACAGGTACGGCAAAGCCGGACTGTACGCCATCTTTGCCACACAAAGCAACGACTTTGCCTTGGGCTATCCCATAG TGGATGCTTTGTATCGGAGCACATACCCGGAGTACCTGCAGTACATCTACTTGGTGGCCCCCGTGTCGCTCATGCTGCTCAATCCCATCGGCTTTGCCCTATGCGAGGTGcagagatggaggaggagaaccGACCCCCATGTGGAGCGAAGCACGGCCAGAGTGCTGGGTGTTGTCACTCTCCAG GTGTTAAAGAACCCAATCGTGTTCATGGTGGTCATGGGCATCGTCTCGCATTTTGCTCTGGGCCAGAGGATCCCCGACGTGCTGTCCCAGTTCATCGATGGCCTAGCCAACTCTTTCGGAGGGGCCGCTTTGTTCTACCTGGGCCTCACCATG GTTGGACAACTGAGGAAATTGACACGAGACGCCGGCGTCGCGTTGATTCTCCTTATCACTGCAAAACT TCTGTTGATGCCGCTGTTCTGCAAAGACATGATGGACATTCTGGACGTGGGCGTCAACAGCACCAGCGCCAACCACACAAGCCTGTCAAACTTTGCCTTCCTCTACGGTGTCTTCCCGACTGCGCCAAGTGTGGCCATCTACGCTGGACACTACGGGATGGAGCTGGAGGTG GTGACGTCCGGCATGGTCATCAGCACATTCCTCTCGGCGCCCATCATGTACGTCTCAGCCTGGCTGCTGACCATCCCGCTGATGGACCCCGCGCCTCTGGTGGCCGAGCTTCAGAACGTCAGCTTCAACATCAGCATCATCTGCCTGCTGGCGCTG GTTTGGACCATAGCTGTGATGCTGCTCAGTGGGAAATTCAAACGTCTTCCTCACCTCTTTGCCTTAAATCTCTTCTTGGCTCAG TTCCTGGTGTGTGTGAGCATGATCCTGTGGAACTTCCTAGCCAAGCAACAGGATAATCTGGCGGGCAAAATGCTGGTCTTTGCACTACTCTACGGCTCTCTGTACAGCACGTACATTTGGACGGGCGAGTGTGCACGTCTGCACTTTGATGCGCTGTGTCCTAATCTGCATATTAACCGCGAACCACATCTCTCCTCTACTCGATTTTTAGGTTTAATCCCTCTGTGCTTGGCTCTGACCAGCAGAGATGATCTGCTCAGACTCCGGCCAGCCATTTTCATGATTCTGGGTTGGGG ggtTCCTTTCTTCATGGTGGGAGGTCTTTTGATAGTGGGCCAAAGGACCGACTCCATCGACTCTGCCTTCTTCTATGGAAAGGCTCAG ATTTTCAGCACAGCGGCACTACTGTCAGTCAGCCTGGCACTGGCCGCCGTTTCTCTGATGGGCCTCAGCCAAGGCGACCGCCAGCTGAGAGGCTACCACGTCCTGAGCCGGGCGGCATTACCTGCCTCCAGTGAGGAGCAGTTGAGGGCCCCTGCTGATTTGGAAGACCcgctacaacaacaacagcagcaacaagaGCAGTCAGCGGAACTGTCACCTTCAGTCTGCAGTATTAATTCTG ACCTCCATACGTCTCCTCCGCTCCAGTCCATATGA
- the gpr155b gene encoding integral membrane protein GPR155 isoform X2, translated as METGGRYVFIHGKNISHGSLTIPGGGAGAGAGPHMSIDKLFPALLECFGIILCGYIAGRGDVITENQAKGLGNFVSKFALPALLFKNMVLLEFGDVIWSFLWSILVAKVAVFTLVCVLTLMVASPENRYGKAGLYAIFATQSNDFALGYPIVDALYRSTYPEYLQYIYLVAPVSLMLLNPIGFALCEVQRWRRRTDPHVERSTARVLGVVTLQVLKNPIVFMVVMGIVSHFALGQRIPDVLSQFIDGLANSFGGAALFYLGLTMVGQLRKLTRDAGVALILLITAKLLLMPLFCKDMMDILDVGVNSTSANHTSLSNFAFLYGVFPTAPSVAIYAGHYGMELEVVTSGMVISTFLSAPIMYVSAWLLTIPLMDPAPLVAELQNVSFNISIICLLALVWTIAVMLLSGKFKRLPHLFALNLFLAQFLVCVSMILWNFLAKQQDNLAGKMLVFALLYGSLYSTYIWTGECARLHFDALCPNLHINREPHLSSTRFLGLIPLCLALTSRDDLLRLRPAIFMILGWGVPFFMVGGLLIVGQRTDSIDSAFFYGKAQIFSTAALLSVSLALAAVSLMGLSQGDRQLRGYHVLSRAALPASSEEQLRAPADLEDPLQQQQQQQEQSAELSPSVCSINSGHMGTLCDGQQQSTSSTEHLLNLTAPEHHQQAADDKQTARHVLLCLLLIVSLLANLSSCLWWLLNKDPGRLYLELQFFCAVTNYGQGFLSFGIFGLDRHLILLPFKKRLSAWWGRDTERGGSAAGPREEVRLTCTQFVRYHKEHCVPGLLHVRSAAGESACTSTGESLL; from the exons ATGGAGACAGGTGGCAGATATGTGTTCATCCACGGGAAGAACATCTCTCACGGCTCCCTGACGATCCctggtggtggtgctggtgcTGGTGCCGGGCCTCATATGTCCATCGATAAGCTGTTCCCTGCCCTGCTCGAGTGCTTTGGTATTATCCTGTGTGGATACATAGCTGGCAG gggtgatgtgatcaccgAAAACCAAGCAAAGGGTCTGGGCAACTTTGTGTCGAAATTTGCCCTCCCGGCTCTGCTGTTCAAAAATATGGTGCTGTTGGAGTTTGGCGACGTCATCTGGTCCTTCCTGTGGAGCATCTTGGTTGCCAAG GTGGCTGTGTTCACCCTGGTGTGTGTTCTCACGCTGATGGTTGCCAGTCCGGAAAACAGGTACGGCAAAGCCGGACTGTACGCCATCTTTGCCACACAAAGCAACGACTTTGCCTTGGGCTATCCCATAG TGGATGCTTTGTATCGGAGCACATACCCGGAGTACCTGCAGTACATCTACTTGGTGGCCCCCGTGTCGCTCATGCTGCTCAATCCCATCGGCTTTGCCCTATGCGAGGTGcagagatggaggaggagaaccGACCCCCATGTGGAGCGAAGCACGGCCAGAGTGCTGGGTGTTGTCACTCTCCAG GTGTTAAAGAACCCAATCGTGTTCATGGTGGTCATGGGCATCGTCTCGCATTTTGCTCTGGGCCAGAGGATCCCCGACGTGCTGTCCCAGTTCATCGATGGCCTAGCCAACTCTTTCGGAGGGGCCGCTTTGTTCTACCTGGGCCTCACCATG GTTGGACAACTGAGGAAATTGACACGAGACGCCGGCGTCGCGTTGATTCTCCTTATCACTGCAAAACT TCTGTTGATGCCGCTGTTCTGCAAAGACATGATGGACATTCTGGACGTGGGCGTCAACAGCACCAGCGCCAACCACACAAGCCTGTCAAACTTTGCCTTCCTCTACGGTGTCTTCCCGACTGCGCCAAGTGTGGCCATCTACGCTGGACACTACGGGATGGAGCTGGAGGTG GTGACGTCCGGCATGGTCATCAGCACATTCCTCTCGGCGCCCATCATGTACGTCTCAGCCTGGCTGCTGACCATCCCGCTGATGGACCCCGCGCCTCTGGTGGCCGAGCTTCAGAACGTCAGCTTCAACATCAGCATCATCTGCCTGCTGGCGCTG GTTTGGACCATAGCTGTGATGCTGCTCAGTGGGAAATTCAAACGTCTTCCTCACCTCTTTGCCTTAAATCTCTTCTTGGCTCAG TTCCTGGTGTGTGTGAGCATGATCCTGTGGAACTTCCTAGCCAAGCAACAGGATAATCTGGCGGGCAAAATGCTGGTCTTTGCACTACTCTACGGCTCTCTGTACAGCACGTACATTTGGACGGGCGAGTGTGCACGTCTGCACTTTGATGCGCTGTGTCCTAATCTGCATATTAACCGCGAACCACATCTCTCCTCTACTCGATTTTTAGGTTTAATCCCTCTGTGCTTGGCTCTGACCAGCAGAGATGATCTGCTCAGACTCCGGCCAGCCATTTTCATGATTCTGGGTTGGGG ggtTCCTTTCTTCATGGTGGGAGGTCTTTTGATAGTGGGCCAAAGGACCGACTCCATCGACTCTGCCTTCTTCTATGGAAAGGCTCAG ATTTTCAGCACAGCGGCACTACTGTCAGTCAGCCTGGCACTGGCCGCCGTTTCTCTGATGGGCCTCAGCCAAGGCGACCGCCAGCTGAGAGGCTACCACGTCCTGAGCCGGGCGGCATTACCTGCCTCCAGTGAGGAGCAGTTGAGGGCCCCTGCTGATTTGGAAGACCcgctacaacaacaacagcagcaacaagaGCAGTCAGCGGAACTGTCACCTTCAGTCTGCAGTATTAATTCTG GCCACATGGGGACGCTGTGTGATGGGCAGCAGCAGAGTACGTCGTCTACGGAACATCTGTTGAATTTAACGGCACCTGAGCATCATCAGCAAGCCGCGGATGACAAACAGACAGCCAGACATGTACTGCTCTGTCTCTTGCTTATTGTCAGCCTGCTTGCG AACCTGTCGAGCTGCCTGTGGTGGTTGCTGAACAAAGACCCCGGCCGCCTGTACTTGGAGCTTCAGTTCTTCTGCGCCGTGACCAACTACGGCCAAGGCTTTTTGTCCTTCGGGATCTTCGGCCTGGACCGTCACCTCATCCTCCTGCCCTTCAAGAAGAG ATTGTCGGCGTGGTGGGGACGAGACACTGAACGGGGCGGTTCGGCGGCAGGACCTCGCGAGGAGGTCCGGCTCACGTGCACACAGTTTGTGCGCTACCACAAAGAGCACTGCGTGCCAGGGCTGCTACACGTGCGCAG CGCCGCAGGAGAGAGTGCATGTACCTCAACTGGTGAATCCTTGCTCTGA
- the gpr155b gene encoding integral membrane protein GPR155 isoform X1 translates to METGGRYVFIHGKNISHGSLTIPGGGAGAGAGPHMSIDKLFPALLECFGIILCGYIAGRGDVITENQAKGLGNFVSKFALPALLFKNMVLLEFGDVIWSFLWSILVAKVAVFTLVCVLTLMVASPENRYGKAGLYAIFATQSNDFALGYPIVDALYRSTYPEYLQYIYLVAPVSLMLLNPIGFALCEVQRWRRRTDPHVERSTARVLGVVTLQVLKNPIVFMVVMGIVSHFALGQRIPDVLSQFIDGLANSFGGAALFYLGLTMVGQLRKLTRDAGVALILLITAKLLLMPLFCKDMMDILDVGVNSTSANHTSLSNFAFLYGVFPTAPSVAIYAGHYGMELEVVTSGMVISTFLSAPIMYVSAWLLTIPLMDPAPLVAELQNVSFNISIICLLALVWTIAVMLLSGKFKRLPHLFALNLFLAQFLVCVSMILWNFLAKQQDNLAGKMLVFALLYGSLYSTYIWTGECARLHFDALCPNLHINREPHLSSTRFLGLIPLCLALTSRDDLLRLRPAIFMILGWGVPFFMVGGLLIVGQRTDSIDSAFFYGKAQIFSTAALLSVSLALAAVSLMGLSQGDRQLRGYHVLSRAALPASSEEQLRAPADLEDPLQQQQQQQEQSAELSPSVCSINSGHMGTLCDGQQQSTSSTEHLLNLTAPEHHQQAADDKQTARHVLLCLLLIVSLLANLSSCLWWLLNKDPGRLYLELQFFCAVTNYGQGFLSFGIFGLDRHLILLPFKKRLSAWWGRDTERGGSAAGPREEVRLTCTQFVRYHKEHCVPGLLHVRSFRPLSFSPFSAAGESACTSTGESLL, encoded by the exons ATGGAGACAGGTGGCAGATATGTGTTCATCCACGGGAAGAACATCTCTCACGGCTCCCTGACGATCCctggtggtggtgctggtgcTGGTGCCGGGCCTCATATGTCCATCGATAAGCTGTTCCCTGCCCTGCTCGAGTGCTTTGGTATTATCCTGTGTGGATACATAGCTGGCAG gggtgatgtgatcaccgAAAACCAAGCAAAGGGTCTGGGCAACTTTGTGTCGAAATTTGCCCTCCCGGCTCTGCTGTTCAAAAATATGGTGCTGTTGGAGTTTGGCGACGTCATCTGGTCCTTCCTGTGGAGCATCTTGGTTGCCAAG GTGGCTGTGTTCACCCTGGTGTGTGTTCTCACGCTGATGGTTGCCAGTCCGGAAAACAGGTACGGCAAAGCCGGACTGTACGCCATCTTTGCCACACAAAGCAACGACTTTGCCTTGGGCTATCCCATAG TGGATGCTTTGTATCGGAGCACATACCCGGAGTACCTGCAGTACATCTACTTGGTGGCCCCCGTGTCGCTCATGCTGCTCAATCCCATCGGCTTTGCCCTATGCGAGGTGcagagatggaggaggagaaccGACCCCCATGTGGAGCGAAGCACGGCCAGAGTGCTGGGTGTTGTCACTCTCCAG GTGTTAAAGAACCCAATCGTGTTCATGGTGGTCATGGGCATCGTCTCGCATTTTGCTCTGGGCCAGAGGATCCCCGACGTGCTGTCCCAGTTCATCGATGGCCTAGCCAACTCTTTCGGAGGGGCCGCTTTGTTCTACCTGGGCCTCACCATG GTTGGACAACTGAGGAAATTGACACGAGACGCCGGCGTCGCGTTGATTCTCCTTATCACTGCAAAACT TCTGTTGATGCCGCTGTTCTGCAAAGACATGATGGACATTCTGGACGTGGGCGTCAACAGCACCAGCGCCAACCACACAAGCCTGTCAAACTTTGCCTTCCTCTACGGTGTCTTCCCGACTGCGCCAAGTGTGGCCATCTACGCTGGACACTACGGGATGGAGCTGGAGGTG GTGACGTCCGGCATGGTCATCAGCACATTCCTCTCGGCGCCCATCATGTACGTCTCAGCCTGGCTGCTGACCATCCCGCTGATGGACCCCGCGCCTCTGGTGGCCGAGCTTCAGAACGTCAGCTTCAACATCAGCATCATCTGCCTGCTGGCGCTG GTTTGGACCATAGCTGTGATGCTGCTCAGTGGGAAATTCAAACGTCTTCCTCACCTCTTTGCCTTAAATCTCTTCTTGGCTCAG TTCCTGGTGTGTGTGAGCATGATCCTGTGGAACTTCCTAGCCAAGCAACAGGATAATCTGGCGGGCAAAATGCTGGTCTTTGCACTACTCTACGGCTCTCTGTACAGCACGTACATTTGGACGGGCGAGTGTGCACGTCTGCACTTTGATGCGCTGTGTCCTAATCTGCATATTAACCGCGAACCACATCTCTCCTCTACTCGATTTTTAGGTTTAATCCCTCTGTGCTTGGCTCTGACCAGCAGAGATGATCTGCTCAGACTCCGGCCAGCCATTTTCATGATTCTGGGTTGGGG ggtTCCTTTCTTCATGGTGGGAGGTCTTTTGATAGTGGGCCAAAGGACCGACTCCATCGACTCTGCCTTCTTCTATGGAAAGGCTCAG ATTTTCAGCACAGCGGCACTACTGTCAGTCAGCCTGGCACTGGCCGCCGTTTCTCTGATGGGCCTCAGCCAAGGCGACCGCCAGCTGAGAGGCTACCACGTCCTGAGCCGGGCGGCATTACCTGCCTCCAGTGAGGAGCAGTTGAGGGCCCCTGCTGATTTGGAAGACCcgctacaacaacaacagcagcaacaagaGCAGTCAGCGGAACTGTCACCTTCAGTCTGCAGTATTAATTCTG GCCACATGGGGACGCTGTGTGATGGGCAGCAGCAGAGTACGTCGTCTACGGAACATCTGTTGAATTTAACGGCACCTGAGCATCATCAGCAAGCCGCGGATGACAAACAGACAGCCAGACATGTACTGCTCTGTCTCTTGCTTATTGTCAGCCTGCTTGCG AACCTGTCGAGCTGCCTGTGGTGGTTGCTGAACAAAGACCCCGGCCGCCTGTACTTGGAGCTTCAGTTCTTCTGCGCCGTGACCAACTACGGCCAAGGCTTTTTGTCCTTCGGGATCTTCGGCCTGGACCGTCACCTCATCCTCCTGCCCTTCAAGAAGAG ATTGTCGGCGTGGTGGGGACGAGACACTGAACGGGGCGGTTCGGCGGCAGGACCTCGCGAGGAGGTCCGGCTCACGTGCACACAGTTTGTGCGCTACCACAAAGAGCACTGCGTGCCAGGGCTGCTACACGTGCGCAG TTTTAGGCCTCTCTCCTTCTCACCCTTTAGCGCCGCAGGAGAGAGTGCATGTACCTCAACTGGTGAATCCTTGCTCTGA